In Pongo pygmaeus isolate AG05252 chromosome 19, NHGRI_mPonPyg2-v2.0_pri, whole genome shotgun sequence, the genomic stretch ttctcctccttctctgcaCTACACTGAATTGCCATCATAGAATTCTAATACAGTTTCTAGTATTCTGATGTAGCAGATCCTAGGAGGATAAAAAGCTAACTGAAGAGTGGTAGAAAGTGTTAGGACAGGCAAAAAATGGAATTTGGTTTTAATATTGCCATAACCGTTAACTGACAAGTGAAAATCTTATACATGGAGGGTTCCACCAGCTTACTACTGACATTAGAGGATAGGAGCCTATCAAAATTGATCTTACAAACTAACCTGGGTTTAAAATTATGTTCCTGTTTGGGCTCTTTCCTTCTCTAATGCCTTTTTCAGCTAACTGAAAAGAGGAACCATATGGTTTCCTTATTTTAAGCAAAGTCACAAAAGAGGAAACATTTTTGGCTAAAGACAATTCATGGCTTATATTTTCTGATGCTTTGGATAGcattaaaacagatttttaaaatgaaattctgaaGAGAATAACATTTTCTAAGGAAGtccccttgcctttttttgtaatCTATAAGAATAATGGGTAGGAACTGCATGGATGATGACCATCCAGAGATTATTCAAATCCCTATATCTATGCCAAAAGTGTTcaaattttcccttttaaatCTTTTGCAAAATGGATAAAAAGAATTTATTAACTTAGATTTCACTGCCTCTGCTTATATTCTGGTAGAAGTACTagtaaaaagcaaaaactaaaatggaaaggaatcaagaaGCCCAATACAGGTTAAATGTTTACTGTGCTCCTAATATATAAGGCATTATActacaaagaaatcaaaatataaaaacatgaagCAATAAAGGGTAGCAGAAAGAATGTATGCTTTGGAATCAGGTGGCCCTGAGTACAAACTCCCAATCTGTCACTTAGAGTGGTATAACATCAGGCAAACTGCTTAACTCATTTGACGCTGTCTCTTTATCTGTAAATAAGGGATCCCTTTACCTTCCTCATAGAGTCATTTAAAGGTTCTGTGAAATAAAGTATGCAAAACTGGGATAGTACAACACATAATATGCTCTAggtaagtatttttctttctcctttctgcctTCTTCAAGGTTCTTTATAATCTTGTTCAAGGAAGTAGGTATaggaaaatgtgaaaagtaataaaaaataaacacaattactTAAGAGAATAGAAGCGTGAGTGAGATACATACATGAATTATGTTAGGAAccataaaaacaataaatgagaGCTAGGGGGAATTCAGTAAATGACTGATCTGTTTGGGCTGTAGTCAGTCACAGAGAACTTAGGTTGAAAAGTAGAATTTAAACTGAGGTCTGAAAGATGAGGACAGATTCAGATATGCAGCCAGAAAGAGGAAGAGGCTaggtctggaagaaaaaaaagaaaaaaaaagaacaccctCGAGAAGGGTaaaaaacagcataaaagtgtCTGTTTAGCAGGAAAAAAGCGTGTGTTTAGAAAGTATGCAAGGTGGGAAAGGGATGCATTTGGCTGGATAAGAAGTTTCAGTCATGATACGTGAATCTGGACTGGTTAACTCAAGCCAGAAGGAAGAAAACTCAATTTAGAAGTTTTATCttaacaggccaggcgtggtggctcacgcctgtaatcccagcattttgggaggttgaggcggacagatcacttgaggtcaggagttcgagaccggtctggacaacatggtgaaaccctgtctctactaaaaatacaaaaattagccaagtgtggtagtgtATGcctactgtagtcccagctactcgggaggatgaggcacaagaatcgcttgaacccaggatgtagaggttgcagcgagacaagatcatgccactgcactccagcctgggtgacagagcaagactctgtctcaaaagaaaaaaaaaaaaaaaggaagttttatcTTAACAGAAATTAAACCCTCAAGCAAGGCAGTAGTAACCTGATCATGCATGCTTTTAAGATTAATTCAGCAGTGTGCAGGAGAGTTCAAAGGagaactgttttaaaatttaggCTTGAATTATTCGtacagggaaaaaaatcacatatcttttcttctactaaaacAGGGCCATTTATCATCACTGTGTACCAAGTGGTAGAGGAGTAAGCAATGATATGCTATTTAGATATGCTGAAAAGGTAATTTGTAAAACTTTTATTGCACCTTCCAACAGAACATCAAATCTCTCTAAATATAGGCTTATGAGTCAGAAGAACTACAGTTTCTAATCATGTATACCAATATCTAACACCCTAAGATTTTCTATTCCCTAATGTTAACAGATAACCAAATAGTTGCCATTGTGTTTGATGATGTGCAAAACAAGTATATTATACCAAAAGTTGCAAATTGTCTCAGTAGAACTCCTCACTTTAGAGGAAAGGCAGTTGAGAACAGGAAAGGTTAAGCAACTAGTTCTCATGGTTAGACAGGTAGTTAGATGGGAGAAGTAGAACTGAAACTTAACTCTCCAAGTTTTAGCATCTACCACATCCCAGAAAAAGCCCTACCTGCCAAACTTTCATACGTGCCTTATTTTCCTGTGCCCACACTGTTGCTCTCCCTGGCTGGAAATTTAATTCGTTCTTATAgacttttaaaattcagttcaagCTTTACTTCACTGAAGCCTTCCCAGGCTAGGTTAACTTCTCTGTACATCTCCTGCATACTTTTATGAGAAAGCTTATCAAATTATTGtaattgggccaggtgtggtggctcacacctgtaatcccagcactttgggaggccgaggcagacggatcacctgaggtcagttctcgagcagcctggccaacacggtgaaaccccgtctgtgctaaaaatacaaaaataggccaggcgtggtgatgtgtacctgtaatcccagctacttggaggctgagagaggagaatcagttgaacccgggaggcggagtttgcagtgagcccagatcgtgccactacactccagcctgggtgacagagtaagactgtctcggaaaaaaaaaaaattattgtaattattttttagctttttttctttcttctttttatttagagatgggatctcactatgtggtccatgctgttcttgaactcctggcctcaaacgatcctcccaccttggcttcccaaagtgctgagattacaggaatgagccaccacgcctggcctttacTGTTTGCTTCTACCACTAGAATCTGAAACACTTAAAGGCAgtgactatcttttttttttttaaatctcctaaACCTAGAACAGAGCTCCACACAAATGTGGCATTtaccaataaatgaatgaaagcagCAGCAGGACTACTTGACCAACTGGATTGAATTTACTCCACCAGATTCAGAGATCACTCTAGGATTTTAAGCCTAGGATTCTGAGTTGAATTGAagtctttaaaaatatgcaatattaACATAAGGCTACCATGCTACAGAGACACTGAGGATGCTGCAAAGATTACTAATAGACTCTGTGCCTAAGAAACTTAGTGGTACCATTAACAGatatagagaagttgggagaagAGTCAGATGTGAGGGtaaagatgaaattttaaatatgttgaatTTGCTGATAgtgggagatatatatatatggaaaaatccACCAAGAAGTCATACAAATAGAATTAGGACAAAGAAGATGTAGGCTGGAGGTACAGGTTTAGGAATTGTGGCATAAAGCTGAGAACTAAAATCTTACAGAATCAGGAACAAAGAAAAGTAGGTAAGGGTGAGGACTGAATATCAATAAACCATATTTAGGAGGCAGAAGAAAAAGAGCTAGTGAGAGTAACATGAAAGGAAGACTGATTACAAAAAGCTACTTGAATATTAGTGAAGGAACAGTAGTGTCTAATGTGGtcaaggaggggaggggagagaagaaataaagaacaattaGATTAGGTAATAGATGATCACTGGTGTTcttcaaggcaggagaatcaatatATTTCTAGTAGAAAATGGTGAAAAAAGGTAGAGAACACATGGATCCAGCATATAGAGCCTATGCGTTTTGAGAAGTATGACTAAGTGAAGTACTGAAATATAATGAAGCTAGAGGGGCAGCAGAGCCAAGTACAGAACTTGTATTAATAAAAGAAGAGAGATCACTGCTTATGAGGTCCAAATGCTGTATGATGGGTTAGAGTATATCCAAGAGTTGTTACACCAAACCTACAGTGTATCAAGTCTAAATTAGGAATAATAACTACTAATCAACTACTACTAATTAGGAATAATGTCTACCTACTTTATGCCAGgaattataatgaaaagtcaaatTTTTAACTACACACCAATGAtgcctgtctttctctttcattatAAACTCACTATAGATAAGGAGGAAATATTCTGAAATGGATCCCAAATATTTcatcttaattttgttttgtggACACCTgaacaatacatttttttcaaagacagaGACAATTACAACAGAGAAGCAGTCACAGCCTACCTTATTCACATCATCAACGTCACATGTATTGGCTAATTCTCAAAATACAACAGGGAATCCTTTGGGTCAACCAGCACAATTCAGTGACACTTTTTCTGGACAATCAATATCACCTGCCAAAGTCACTGCTGGACAACCAACACCAGCTGTCTATACCTCTTCTGAAAAACCAGAAGCACATACTTCTGCTGGACAACCACTTGCCTATAACACCAAACAACCAACACCGATGGCCAACACCTCCTCCCAGCAAGCTGTGTTCACCTCTGCCAGACAACTACCATCTGCCCATACTTCTACCacacaaccaccaccatcatttGTCTATACTTTTACTCAACAATCATCATCTGTCCAGATCCCttctagaaaacaaataactgtTCATAATCCATCCACACAACCAACATCAACTGTCAAAAATTCACCTAGGAGTACACCAGGATTTATCTTAGATACTACCAGTAACAAACAAACCCcacaaaaaaacaattataattcAACAGCTGCCATACTAATTGGTGTACTTCTGACTTCTATGTTGGTAGCTATAATCATCATTGTACTTTGGAAATGCTTAAGGAAACCAGTTTTAAATGATCAAAATTGGGCAGGTAGATCTCCATTTGCTGATGGAGAAACCCCTGACATTTGTATGGATAAcatcagagaaaatgaaatatccacaAAACGTACATCAATCATTTCACTTACACCCTGGAAACCAAGCAAAAGCACACTTTTAGCAGATGACTTAGAAATTAAGTTGTTTGAATCAAGTGAAAACATTGAAGACTCCAACAAccccaaaatagagaaaataaaagatcaaGTAAATGGTACATCAGAAGATAGTGCTGATGGATCAACAATTGGAACTGCTGTTTCTTCTTCAGATGATGCAGATCTGCCTCCACCACCTCCCCTTCTGGATTTGGAAGGACAGGAAAGTAACCAATCTGACAAACCCACAATGACAATTGTATCTCCTCTTCCAAATGATTCTACTAGTCTCCCTCCATCTCTGGACTGTCTCAATCAAGACTGTGGAGATCATAAATCTGAGATAATACAATCATTTCCACCGCCTGACTCACTTAACTTGCCCCTGCCACCGGTAGATTTTATGAAAAACCAAGAAGATTCCAACCTTGAGATCCAGTGTCAGGAGTTCTCTATTCCTCCCAACTCTGATCAAGATCTTAATGaatccctgccacctccacctgcaGAACTGTTATAAATATTACAACTTGCTTTTTAGCTGATCTTCCATCCTCAAatgactcttttttctttatatgttaacatatataaaatggcAACTAATAgtcaattttgatttttattcagGAACTATCTGAAATCTGCTCAGAGCCTATGTGCAtagatgaaacttttttttaaaaaaagttatttaacagTAATCTATTTACTAATTATAGTACCTATGTTTAAAGTATAGtacattttacatatgtaaatgGTATGTTTCAATAATTTAAGAACTTGGAAACAATCTGCATATACTTATTACccagtacagttttttttttccccctgaaaagCTGTGTATAAACTTATGGTGAATAAACTTTTATGTTTCCATTTCAAAGACCAAGGTggagaggaataaaagactaaGTATATACTCCAAGTTTTAAATTAATACCTcaagtattaaataaatattccaaGTTTGTGGGAATGGGAGATTAAAATGCATGTTTGAGAATAGAGAAATTTTCTTCTTGGTTTCATTGCAAAGAGTAAAACAAACATGTTAAAACATCAACTGAAGGGTTGGGTTAGGGACATTTACTCTGAAAAAAATATGAGGATGCatcataaaatgcaaatattttcctaTCATGTTGGGGGGGgcacaaattttaaaactggCATCTTTACAAGTTTCTTCTTTATAAACACCCAAACAAAATCAagttttataaagcaaaaaaaaggaaaagaagactaTGGCTTCATTCTAAATACGGGTGACTTCTTTTATACGGGTGATCTTTTTTCAGGAAAAAAGACTATCAAAACACAGATGATTCTCAACTTTTTACTAAACTTATACTTTCTGATGCTATCCACTCTTAAATCACCTTTCTTACACAGAATTTCATCTTCATCTATTATCTGACAATCGGTAAGTCTGAGTCATTAGAGTAGGAATGGGCCCAATCTTTGTCAAAGTCAAGAGTGGTCATCAGCCTATACTTTTGGGGATGCCAGTCTTTGTCTGCAGAAGTGCTCCTTTGCCCAACAAGCACATATTCTTCCTCATTAGTCCCATCTAACTCCAGAGGGAAACAAGCACTTAGAATAAAATGGTAGCCCAGTCTTGGAGAATCACTCATAGTTCTGGGATTTTCAGAATAGAACACAGCATTTATTCATAGCACTGGCATTCATGACATTAACAAAGCTCCATATTTAATAAGAACCAGTAGGGTTTTAGACACAGGAATTTTACATACAATGTTTTTCCTAAAATCTTTCAAGCCATCTTTACTGaccattaattttttaatctgtAGAAACACTTCCTTGAGCTGCTTATTTTCCTGAATAAGCATGATACTTATTGTCATATTACATCTTTTGTCTTCCTCATTAAAAAGTTTCTTTCATGTATTCTTCAAAGTTAGTACTTTTGTtcgagacagagactcactctgttgcccatgctggagtgcagtggcatgatcttggctcactgcaacctccgcctcccacgttaaaggggttctcctgcctcagcctcctgagtagctgggactagaggtgtgcaccaccatgcctggctaattttggtattttttttttagtagagacggggtttcaccatattggccaggctggtcttgaactcctgacctcgtgatccacctgcctcggcctctcaaagtgctgggattacaggcgtgagccaccatgcctggcccaaacttAGTACTTTTAAAGCTAATTTCCCCAGCAGCAATCTGGAGTTGAGAATTTCCTATTattctttttaagaatttttgttATGGTAAATAAGATATGTTTTTATACTTGGCCAAGTCTTTGACATGCCTTAAATCATCATTAACTGTTCTCATTTTACGTTTATGACAGTTACTTAATGGGCTCGTTCCACATTTTTGCCCCTTTTTACCACCTTCTTTCCTGAAAGAAATACAGGGAAAAATAGGGAAATACCAATTTTCTTAGATTAAACGGGAGCTGATTAGCTGACCATAATGTTGTCTGATATCTTTAAGTACTTTAAAGGgaggttttctctttctgttctttgtaTAACAGGACAGACTACTGGCAGCAGCCGGGTTTTTATgttgtcttttttcctttatttttttttaaagaaattctttgCTGGGGGAAGAATGATTCACATTTAACTGCATGTAATTTTCCCCAATGAGGTCAGTGGAAGCTAAGCAGCCAAACAGTGGCAATCCTTGCTTAATCAGCAGGAAGAGATACAAACTAATAAATACAGGACAGAAGAAAATGCTGgaacaaagaaaaatcttttaGAGAAAAGATTAAAGAACTAAGATCCAGAAGAGAAAGTTTATTTCATGAATACTGCAAAAGAATAAGGCACAGAGGAATAAAAGGTAGATTAAAGTTCACATCACATACTAGTGGTGCtcttaaccaaaacagcattaaCCAGAGTCAGACACAACCCTGAAGACCATTTGGTTCAACTCCTTTTGTTTGTTAACTACTGAGAAAACAGGACCAGAGAAAGTAAGTGATGTGCTTAGAAGTGGTATTAAAAGCTGAGTTTGCTCCCTGACTATTGGTTCAACACTCTTCACTAATATAGGACCAAAGAGCACCTACATCATGCACTGAAACATACATATATCACATAAGTCTTCTATTTGGTGTGAGTGGTGAGGGACACAAATGAATTAGATGAGGGTGATCTTTAACTGTTGTTCTTACCTAATTCTGATCAAAAAGTAAAGTAGCACCTTTGGGAACCTATAACTAAAACACTGTGGTACCGGTATATGACTAaacaaacagatcaatggaacagaagaaaaagtccagaaataaatatcAAATCAGTGGAAACAAGCATTGGAACAACTGGATAGacatctggaaaaaagaaaaaatttgatcCATACTTCACACTATATTAGAACACCAAGGACCAGAGTTCTAAATATAAACCATGAAATTATACaagtagtagaagaaaatatgagtGAATTCCTTTATAATCTGGAAGCGGGGAAAAACCTTTCTAGCTGAGACTCAAAATCCAGAGGCAATAAAAAGGGAAATCAAATTATATGAAACTTTTAAatgtcacacacatgcacatgcgcattacacacagacacacacacctcacCATAATAAAGCCAAAAGACAAAtagcaaactggaaaaaaaattaaaacttaaatcaAGACAAAGTGCTAATacctctaaaatttaaaatgctccTAATATGGGGCGGGAAGGGGAAGACCCAAAACACAACTTTTAATAgtgcaaaacattaaaaagacagTTACAggagaaaacatttaaatggTCTTTAAAGATATGTAAAGACATATACTCCCCCTCATAATTACAGAGATGCATTTAAAATTAGATGGAGATACTTGCCTATCAGATGGACAATAAATCCCAAAGTTCAACAACAAAGTATACAGTGAGGCTGTATAGAACTGGACACCAcgatacactgttggtgggactgcaaaatGGTATAATCAATGGAGAGGAATTTAGTAATGTCTGGAAAAATTCAAAATGCATTTACCCTTTTACCCAGCAATCTTACTTCTAGGAATCTTTTTCAAAGATTTACTGGcaaacatataaaattatttaggtACAAGGGTATTCACTGTGGCATTATTTGTAAcagcaaaagtctgaaaaaaacCCAGATGTCCACCAATGGGGGACTGGTTGAATAAGCCATGGTACATTCccaaatggagtactatggatcAAACAATGAATTATACAGATACCTATATACCGATATGGAGCGATACTCAAGATACAGTAAGAAAAGAAGAACAAGCTATCTAACAGTATGTATATATGTCACCTTTTATATTAGAAGGGGGGATAAGAACATACCATACATatgcttacattttttttaagttttcaaaaagaaatgttaatgaTACAACGAAAAGCTAATAAAAACAGTCACTaataggagaaggaaggaaataggaTGGAAAAGACAGAGAAGTAAGATTTATCTGAATATacattgttatatatataattttgacttGTGATCCTGAAAAGCTGAAAACTGAAACAAAGTTTATATCAAGTTGGTgatataaaaatacacagaaaagaattatttcacattgcattagaACACAGAATTTACTATACACTTTTAGTGAAATAAAGCAGAgctacaaacaaattttaaactttattcgGTAGTCTATAATCTAATTGTAGCAATCAATACtggtattattttgaaattattgtgAGATGATGCAAATGAGCAATTATGTCAATGATATGAGGAATCACTTATAGAAAATATGGGGGACagaagaacaaattaaatctTCCCAAAGAGTCAAAGAGAAAACTCCAAGATGAGAGACGTTTTAGGAAATAATTGACTGAGTCTTGGCAACAAGTCAGtggcata encodes the following:
- the EVI2B gene encoding protein EVI2B; the encoded protein is MDPKYFILILFCGHLNNTFFSKTETITTEKQSQPTLFTSSTSHVLANSQNTTGNPLGQPAQFSDTFSGQSISPAKVTAGQPTPAVYTSSEKPEAHTSAGQPLAYNTKQPTPMANTSSQQAVFTSARQLPSAHTSTTQPPPSFVYTFTQQSSSVQIPSRKQITVHNPSTQPTSTVKNSPRSTPGFILDTTSNKQTPQKNNYNSTAAILIGVLLTSMLVAIIIIVLWKCLRKPVLNDQNWAGRSPFADGETPDICMDNIRENEISTKRTSIISLTPWKPSKSTLLADDLEIKLFESSENIEDSNNPKIEKIKDQVNGTSEDSADGSTIGTAVSSSDDADLPPPPPLLDLEGQESNQSDKPTMTIVSPLPNDSTSLPPSLDCLNQDCGDHKSEIIQSFPPPDSLNLPLPPVDFMKNQEDSNLEIQCQEFSIPPNSDQDLNESLPPPPAELL